One Arthrobacter sp. StoSoilB19 DNA window includes the following coding sequences:
- a CDS encoding VOC family protein, translating to MTVRTTYASGEPCWADLQTPDVDAAKDFYGRLFGWTYQDFPTPDGRSYAQAFVRGQLVATIAPQNPLQLEAGTAAEWNVYFAAADAADLLQEAGHAGGTAQFGPETVGDTGVLGFLAPPGGGTTGIWQAGTHFGSRLFNEPGALAWAELFTPEPQAAIGFFQQLFGHEVTEYPQDDGGSYSTLLIDGSEVAGIVPADEGEEADWQIYFGAADIAAAAAAALAAGGEVLVEPDDRPTMGSLATIEDPQGGVLNLIQVA from the coding sequence ATGACTGTTCGGACCACGTACGCCAGCGGCGAGCCCTGCTGGGCGGATCTCCAGACCCCCGATGTTGATGCCGCCAAAGATTTCTACGGCCGCCTGTTCGGCTGGACCTACCAGGACTTCCCCACTCCGGACGGCCGCAGCTACGCGCAGGCCTTTGTCCGCGGGCAGTTGGTGGCCACCATTGCGCCGCAAAATCCTTTGCAGCTTGAGGCCGGCACCGCTGCCGAGTGGAACGTCTACTTTGCGGCCGCAGATGCCGCGGACCTGCTCCAGGAAGCGGGCCATGCCGGCGGAACCGCCCAGTTCGGGCCTGAGACGGTGGGCGACACCGGGGTGCTGGGCTTTTTGGCCCCTCCCGGCGGCGGAACCACCGGGATCTGGCAGGCGGGTACCCACTTCGGCAGCCGGCTCTTCAACGAACCGGGCGCCTTGGCCTGGGCTGAGCTCTTTACACCCGAGCCGCAGGCCGCCATCGGTTTCTTCCAGCAGCTTTTCGGCCATGAAGTCACCGAGTACCCCCAGGACGACGGCGGCAGCTACAGCACGCTGCTCATCGACGGCAGCGAGGTGGCCGGCATCGTTCCTGCCGACGAAGGCGAGGAAGCGGACTGGCAGATCTACTTTGGCGCGGCAGATATTGCCGCGGCGGCAGCGGCCGCCCTGGCAGCAGGCGGCGAAGTCCTGGTGGAGCCGGATGACCGTCCCACGATGGGATCACTGGCCACCATCGAGGACCCGCAGGGCGGTGTGCTGAACCTCATCCAGGTCGCTTAA
- a CDS encoding DUF3073 domain-containing protein: protein MGRGRQKAKATKQARDIKYYSPNTDYSALQRELTGPGSRSTSHYSNEPVEPDYSAYVDKYADDLDDDDDEVDNRRIG from the coding sequence ATGGGGCGCGGCCGTCAAAAGGCAAAAGCTACCAAGCAGGCTCGGGACATTAAGTACTACTCCCCGAACACTGACTACTCGGCACTTCAGCGTGAGCTGACGGGCCCTGGAAGTCGTTCAACGAGCCATTACTCGAATGAACCGGTCGAACCGGACTATTCGGCTTATGTGGATAAGTACGCGGATGATTTGGATGACGATGACGACGAGGTAGACAACCGTCGCATCGGCTAG
- a CDS encoding septum formation family protein, with protein MNHQDIPPKPASPPRTGSLPKIHSGTGSAPAPESVTWSQPRHDPAPEKHTNRKPALWKAFLVVVILAVAGSLVWLAVWLNSSPGTDAAKNDAQGVLQTAVTPPATPQPLPREGVAPPAYALGDCFKDFDPQALTSTLVPCDTGHSAQLVATLTYPESAKYPGAEPLKAKALEVCQAAKLGPAAKNFQLNYQRSFPSSTSWESGDRRVDCYVTADTGNVINASVLP; from the coding sequence GTGAACCACCAGGACATCCCGCCGAAACCCGCTTCGCCTCCGCGGACCGGAAGCCTGCCGAAGATCCACAGTGGGACCGGTTCAGCCCCCGCCCCGGAATCCGTTACCTGGTCCCAGCCGCGCCATGATCCTGCGCCGGAAAAACACACCAACAGGAAGCCTGCCCTGTGGAAGGCGTTTCTGGTCGTCGTCATCCTCGCCGTTGCCGGCTCACTGGTGTGGCTTGCCGTCTGGTTGAACTCCTCGCCTGGCACCGATGCGGCAAAGAATGACGCACAGGGCGTGCTGCAAACCGCGGTCACGCCGCCGGCCACTCCCCAACCCCTTCCCCGCGAAGGGGTCGCACCCCCGGCGTACGCACTGGGTGACTGCTTCAAGGATTTCGATCCCCAGGCCCTGACGTCCACGCTGGTGCCCTGCGATACGGGCCATTCGGCCCAGCTGGTGGCCACCTTGACATATCCGGAAAGCGCCAAGTACCCGGGGGCGGAGCCGCTCAAGGCCAAGGCACTGGAAGTCTGCCAGGCGGCGAAACTCGGCCCGGCGGCGAAAAACTTCCAGCTCAACTACCAGCGCAGCTTCCCCAGCAGCACCAGTTGGGAATCCGGCGACCGCAGGGTTGATTGCTACGTCACGGCAGACACCGGCAATGTGATTAACGCGAGCGTGCTGCCCTGA
- the clpB gene encoding ATP-dependent chaperone ClpB: protein MDVKFTTKSQEALSAAAMNASTAGNPQVEPAHLLKALMDQREGVAVALLRATGADPDAVSVQASSAIKALPATSGGSSQQAQLSRPALQAIQHAKEEADRLGDSFVSTEVLLVGLSTGNDAAARLLRDAGASREALLAALPGVRGDRKVDSPDPENTFQALEKYGTDLTAMARAGKLDPVIGRDAEIRRVVQVLSRRTKNNPVLIGEPGVGKTAVVEGLAQRMVAGDVPESLRGKTLISLDLGSMVAGAKYRGEFEERLKAVLEEIKGSDGQIVTFIDEIHTVVGAGATGDSSMDAGNMLKPMLARGELRLIGATTLDEYRENIEKDAALERRFQQVYVGEPSVEDTIGILRGLKERYEAHHKVSIADSALVAAATLSNRYISGRQLPDKAIDLVDEAASRLRMEIDSAPEEIDQLRRQVDRLTMEELALEGETDAASVERLAALRADKADKEEELSALNARWEAEKAGLNRVGDLKAKLDELRSAADKAQREGDLETASRILYGEIPALERELNAAAEAEAAVTDKSAQMVAEEVTAEDIAEVISAWTGIPAGRMLQGESQKLLHMEEELGKRLIGQGKAVAAVSDAVRRARAGISDPNRPTGSFLFLGPTGVGKTELAKALADFLFDDERAMVRIDMSEYGEKHSVARLVGAPPGYVGYEEGGQLTEAVRRRPYSVVLLDEVEKAHPEVFDILLQVLDDGRLTDGQGRTVDFRNVILVLTSNLGSQFLVDQTLDAEAKRNAVMATVNASFKPEFLNRLDEVVLFDALTVEELAHIVELHVAELGRRLHERRLTLDVTDSAKAWLALSGYDPAYGARPLRRLVQREIGDRLAKSILAGEISDGDTVLVDTAPDFGELTEGNVDALTGAPSSGLSVRRKD from the coding sequence TTGGACGTCAAATTCACCACCAAGAGCCAGGAGGCTCTTTCCGCCGCGGCAATGAACGCCTCGACGGCCGGCAACCCCCAGGTGGAACCGGCCCACCTCCTCAAGGCGCTGATGGACCAGCGTGAGGGCGTCGCCGTCGCGCTGCTTCGCGCAACCGGCGCCGATCCCGATGCCGTCAGCGTCCAGGCCAGCAGTGCCATCAAGGCACTGCCCGCCACGTCGGGCGGCTCCAGCCAGCAGGCGCAGCTGTCCCGGCCCGCACTGCAGGCCATCCAGCACGCCAAGGAGGAAGCGGACCGTCTGGGCGACAGCTTTGTCTCCACCGAGGTGCTCCTGGTGGGCCTCTCCACCGGCAACGATGCCGCCGCCCGCCTGCTGCGCGACGCCGGCGCCTCCCGCGAGGCACTCCTCGCCGCCCTGCCGGGCGTCCGCGGCGACCGCAAGGTGGACAGCCCGGACCCCGAAAACACCTTCCAGGCGCTCGAGAAGTACGGCACCGACCTCACCGCCATGGCCCGCGCCGGCAAGCTGGACCCCGTGATCGGCCGGGACGCCGAAATCCGGCGCGTTGTCCAGGTCCTGTCCCGCCGCACCAAGAACAACCCGGTGCTCATCGGCGAACCCGGCGTGGGCAAGACCGCCGTGGTGGAAGGCCTGGCCCAGCGGATGGTGGCCGGCGACGTCCCGGAGAGCCTGCGGGGCAAGACCCTCATCTCCCTTGACCTCGGCTCCATGGTGGCCGGCGCCAAGTACCGCGGCGAATTCGAGGAGCGGCTGAAGGCGGTCCTCGAGGAGATCAAGGGCTCAGACGGCCAGATTGTCACCTTCATCGACGAGATCCACACCGTGGTGGGCGCCGGCGCCACCGGCGATTCCTCCATGGACGCCGGCAACATGCTCAAGCCCATGCTGGCCCGTGGCGAGCTGCGGCTGATCGGCGCCACCACGCTGGACGAGTACCGGGAGAACATCGAGAAGGACGCAGCCCTGGAACGCCGCTTCCAGCAGGTGTACGTTGGCGAGCCCAGCGTGGAGGACACCATCGGCATCCTCCGTGGCCTGAAGGAGCGCTACGAGGCGCACCACAAGGTCTCCATCGCCGACTCCGCGCTGGTGGCGGCAGCCACGCTGTCCAACCGCTACATTTCGGGCCGCCAGCTGCCGGACAAGGCCATCGACCTGGTGGACGAGGCCGCGTCCCGGCTGCGCATGGAGATCGACTCCGCCCCGGAGGAGATCGACCAGCTGCGGCGCCAGGTGGACCGGCTCACCATGGAGGAGCTCGCGCTGGAGGGCGAGACCGACGCTGCCTCCGTGGAGCGGCTGGCTGCGCTCCGGGCCGACAAGGCGGACAAGGAGGAGGAGCTCTCCGCGCTCAACGCCCGCTGGGAGGCTGAAAAGGCCGGCCTGAACCGGGTGGGTGACCTGAAGGCCAAGCTCGATGAGCTGCGGTCCGCCGCGGACAAGGCCCAGCGCGAGGGTGATCTGGAGACCGCCTCGCGGATCCTCTACGGGGAAATTCCGGCGCTGGAACGCGAGCTGAACGCCGCTGCCGAAGCGGAGGCCGCCGTGACGGACAAGTCCGCGCAGATGGTGGCGGAGGAAGTGACGGCAGAAGACATCGCGGAGGTCATTTCCGCGTGGACCGGCATCCCGGCCGGCCGCATGCTGCAAGGTGAAAGCCAGAAGCTGCTGCACATGGAGGAGGAGCTCGGCAAGCGCCTCATCGGCCAGGGCAAGGCTGTAGCCGCAGTCTCAGACGCCGTCCGGCGCGCCAGGGCGGGCATCAGTGACCCCAACCGGCCCACGGGTTCCTTCCTGTTCCTGGGCCCCACCGGCGTAGGCAAGACCGAGCTGGCCAAGGCCCTGGCGGACTTCCTGTTCGACGACGAACGCGCCATGGTGCGGATCGACATGTCCGAGTACGGCGAGAAGCACAGCGTCGCCCGGCTGGTCGGGGCGCCTCCGGGATACGTGGGCTACGAGGAAGGCGGGCAGCTGACCGAGGCCGTGCGCCGTCGTCCCTACTCGGTGGTGCTGCTGGACGAAGTGGAGAAGGCGCACCCCGAGGTGTTCGACATCCTCCTGCAGGTGCTCGACGACGGCCGCCTCACCGACGGGCAGGGCCGTACCGTGGACTTCCGCAACGTGATCCTGGTGCTCACCTCCAACCTGGGCAGCCAGTTCCTGGTGGACCAGACGCTGGACGCCGAGGCCAAGCGCAATGCGGTCATGGCCACGGTGAACGCGTCCTTCAAGCCGGAGTTCCTCAACCGGCTCGATGAAGTGGTGCTGTTCGATGCCCTCACGGTGGAGGAGCTGGCGCACATTGTGGAACTGCACGTGGCGGAACTGGGCCGCAGGCTGCACGAGCGCCGGCTCACCCTCGATGTGACCGACAGCGCCAAGGCCTGGCTGGCGCTGTCCGGCTACGACCCCGCCTACGGCGCCCGGCCGCTGCGCCGCCTGGTGCAGCGCGAGATCGGCGACCGGCTGGCCAAGTCCATCCTCGCCGGTGAAATCAGCGACGGCGACACCGTCCTGGTTGATACCGCGCCGGACTTTGGGGAACTGACCGAAGGCAACGTCGACGCGTTGACGGGCGCCCCCAGTTCCGGACTGTCGGTGCGGCGGAAGGACTAG
- a CDS encoding ABC transporter ATP-binding protein, producing the protein MTLSFHAVVAGRSFDVALSVRPGETVAVMGPNGAGKSTLLAGIAGLLRPDSGRAELNGRTLFDLDGGKRTWAAPHRRGTALLAQEPLLFPHLNALDNVSFGPRSAGVSKRNAEEQALHWLAEVEAGELAGRRPAQLSGGQAQRVAVARALAADPALLLLDEPLAALDIHSAPLLRRLFKRVLAGRQAIIVTHDVLDALVLADRVVILENGRIAEEGPTRAVLERPRSSFAAGLAGLNFIPGILDGAGVRTSHGLRIAGHDEEAVPAAASGEPGPLPRAGGPGVAVFPPSAVSVFLDDAHGSPRNSFAVTITDLEPHGDQIRVRAGGLAADITPAASADLGLVPGMTVHFVVKAAAVSVYGT; encoded by the coding sequence GTGACATTGTCCTTCCACGCAGTGGTGGCCGGGCGCAGCTTCGACGTGGCCCTGAGCGTCCGACCGGGCGAAACCGTGGCCGTCATGGGGCCCAACGGTGCCGGCAAATCAACCCTGCTGGCCGGCATCGCGGGCCTCCTGCGGCCGGACAGCGGCCGGGCCGAACTCAACGGCAGGACCCTCTTTGACCTCGACGGCGGAAAACGTACGTGGGCGGCTCCGCACCGCCGCGGCACCGCCCTGCTGGCCCAGGAACCGCTGCTCTTCCCCCACCTGAATGCCCTGGACAATGTCTCATTCGGGCCCCGCAGCGCCGGAGTTTCCAAGCGGAATGCGGAGGAGCAGGCGCTGCACTGGCTGGCCGAGGTGGAGGCCGGAGAACTGGCCGGGCGGCGTCCCGCCCAGCTGTCCGGCGGCCAGGCCCAGCGCGTGGCCGTGGCCCGTGCGCTCGCCGCCGACCCCGCCCTCCTCCTGCTCGACGAGCCGCTGGCAGCCCTGGATATCCACTCCGCGCCGCTGCTGCGCCGCCTGTTCAAGCGCGTCCTCGCAGGCCGGCAGGCCATCATCGTGACCCACGACGTACTGGACGCGCTGGTGCTCGCGGACCGGGTGGTCATCCTGGAAAACGGCCGGATCGCGGAGGAAGGCCCCACCCGGGCCGTGCTGGAGCGGCCGCGCAGCTCCTTTGCCGCCGGGCTCGCCGGGCTGAACTTCATTCCGGGCATCCTCGACGGGGCGGGGGTGCGGACCAGCCACGGCCTGCGGATTGCCGGCCACGACGAGGAAGCCGTCCCCGCCGCGGCGTCCGGGGAGCCTGGCCCGCTGCCCAGGGCGGGCGGTCCCGGCGTCGCCGTGTTCCCGCCGTCGGCCGTTTCCGTGTTCCTCGACGATGCGCACGGCAGCCCGCGGAACTCGTTTGCCGTCACCATCACGGACCTCGAGCCGCACGGCGACCAGATCCGCGTCCGGGCCGGCGGCCTGGCCGCGGACATCACCCCTGCCGCCTCCGCCGACCTGGGCCTTGTCCCCGGCATGACGGTGCACTTCGTGGTCAAGGCTGCGGCCGTGTCCGTGTACGGGACCTAG
- a CDS encoding ABC transporter permease, with translation MVRPRTPSPAYSGIPGWVRALAVLAAVVVVLPLLAMVLRVDWPRFLPLVTSGPSLTALGLSLRTSAASTLLCIVLGVPLALVLARDTFRLQGLLRSLVLLPLVLPPVVGGIALLYTFGRQGLLGQTLNVLGLQIAFSTTAVVLAQTFVALPFLVVSLEGALRTSGSRYEAVAATLGARPGTVFRRVTLPLVLPGLASGAVLAFARSLGEFGATLTFAGSLQGVTRTLPLEIYLQRETDPDAAVALSLVLVAVAVAVVALAYRRPAPGRSGSGKRTTAPAPAGGGVR, from the coding sequence ATGGTGCGGCCACGCACCCCAAGCCCGGCCTACTCCGGCATCCCCGGCTGGGTCCGCGCGCTGGCCGTCCTGGCCGCCGTCGTCGTCGTGCTTCCGCTGCTGGCGATGGTGCTCCGCGTGGACTGGCCGCGGTTCCTCCCGCTGGTGACCTCCGGGCCGTCGCTGACCGCGCTGGGGCTGAGCCTGCGGACCTCGGCCGCCAGCACCCTGCTGTGCATTGTGCTGGGCGTACCGCTGGCTCTGGTCCTTGCCCGGGACACCTTCCGCCTGCAGGGGCTGCTGCGCTCGCTGGTGCTCCTGCCGCTGGTCCTTCCTCCTGTGGTGGGCGGCATCGCGCTGCTCTACACGTTCGGCCGGCAGGGGCTGCTGGGGCAGACGCTGAACGTGCTCGGCCTGCAGATCGCCTTCTCCACCACCGCGGTGGTCCTGGCGCAGACGTTCGTGGCCCTGCCGTTCCTGGTGGTTAGCCTTGAGGGTGCCCTGCGCACCTCGGGCTCCCGCTACGAGGCGGTGGCGGCGACGCTGGGCGCACGCCCCGGCACGGTGTTCCGTCGCGTCACGCTTCCGCTGGTGCTCCCGGGGCTGGCGTCCGGCGCGGTCCTCGCCTTCGCGCGGAGCCTGGGCGAGTTCGGCGCCACGCTGACGTTCGCGGGCAGCCTGCAGGGGGTGACGCGGACCCTGCCGCTGGAAATCTACCTGCAGCGCGAAACGGACCCGGACGCCGCCGTCGCCCTGTCCCTGGTACTCGTGGCCGTCGCCGTGGCGGTGGTTGCCCTTGCATACCGGCGCCCGGCACCGGGCCGTTCCGGGTCAGGCAAAAGGACGACGGCGCCGGCCCCGGCAGGAGGGGGTGTCCGGTGA
- the modA gene encoding molybdate ABC transporter substrate-binding protein has protein sequence MTRTSTRTAVPASLARLLSLAVLPAAVLLLAVLTGCAAGGAAQGTGPGEDNSAGNSAGNSAAGSGAKPEGTITVFAAASLKGTFTELARTFEAENPGTTVALSFAGSSDLASQISQGAPADVFAPADLANMKKVQDAGLVDGAARNFATNTLAIAVAPGNPAGITALKDLARPGLKLVTCARQVPCGTAAATAAEAAGVALNPVSEENAVTDVLGKVASGEADAGLVYGTDIKSAGSKVAGIQFPESGSAVNTYPIAGVAGGRNKAAARAFLDLVTGPEGRRVLAAAGFGPAGAGDGSVK, from the coding sequence ATGACCCGGACCTCCACGCGTACCGCGGTGCCCGCCTCCCTGGCGCGGCTCCTTTCGCTTGCTGTCCTGCCGGCCGCCGTGCTGCTGCTGGCCGTCCTCACCGGCTGCGCTGCGGGCGGAGCGGCCCAGGGCACAGGCCCTGGCGAGGACAACAGCGCGGGCAACAGCGCAGGCAACAGCGCAGCCGGCTCAGGCGCCAAGCCGGAAGGCACCATCACCGTTTTCGCGGCCGCCTCCCTCAAAGGCACCTTCACCGAACTCGCCCGCACCTTCGAGGCGGAAAACCCCGGCACCACGGTTGCCCTGAGCTTTGCAGGGTCCTCGGACCTGGCCAGCCAGATCAGCCAGGGGGCGCCGGCGGATGTCTTCGCGCCGGCGGACCTGGCCAACATGAAGAAGGTGCAGGACGCCGGGCTGGTGGACGGCGCCGCCAGGAACTTCGCCACCAACACGCTCGCCATCGCAGTAGCGCCGGGCAACCCGGCAGGAATCACCGCACTGAAGGACCTTGCCCGGCCGGGCCTCAAACTGGTCACCTGCGCAAGGCAGGTTCCCTGCGGGACTGCCGCGGCCACGGCCGCGGAGGCGGCCGGAGTGGCGCTGAATCCGGTCAGCGAGGAGAACGCGGTCACGGACGTCCTGGGCAAGGTGGCCTCCGGGGAGGCCGACGCCGGGCTGGTCTACGGCACGGACATCAAGTCCGCCGGGTCCAAGGTGGCCGGGATCCAGTTCCCGGAATCAGGGAGTGCGGTCAACACCTACCCGATCGCCGGCGTCGCCGGCGGCCGGAACAAGGCCGCCGCCCGGGCTTTCCTGGACCTCGTCACCGGTCCGGAAGGCCGGCGCGTCCTCGCTGCAGCGGGGTTTGGGCCGGCCGGCGCCGGTGACGGAAGCGTCAAGTGA
- a CDS encoding TOBE domain-containing protein encodes MTLIRVSEAARLLGVSDDTVRRWTEHGTLTPLRDGSGRLAVDGLELATHAQKLAQLPDDPKSGSSSARNRFVGLVTNVITDKVMAQVELQCGPFRVVSLMSSEAVRELGLEPGSVATAVVKATTVIIESPKGRAAA; translated from the coding sequence ATGACCCTTATCCGCGTTTCTGAAGCTGCCCGTCTCCTGGGCGTAAGTGACGATACCGTCCGCCGCTGGACGGAGCACGGAACACTTACCCCGCTCCGGGACGGTTCCGGCCGGCTCGCCGTCGATGGACTCGAGCTGGCGACGCATGCGCAAAAGCTGGCCCAGCTGCCCGATGACCCCAAGAGCGGGAGCAGCTCGGCCCGGAACCGGTTCGTGGGCCTGGTCACCAACGTCATCACGGACAAGGTGATGGCACAGGTGGAACTGCAGTGCGGGCCGTTCCGGGTGGTCTCGCTGATGAGCAGCGAGGCCGTGCGGGAACTGGGCCTGGAACCGGGCTCGGTGGCCACGGCGGTGGTCAAGGCAACAACGGTCATCATCGAATCCCCGAAGGGCAGGGCCGCCGCATGA
- a CDS encoding DUF4031 domain-containing protein has product MAIYIDPPLWPAHGTHFSHLVSDSSLDELHAFAAAAGIPERAFDGDHYDVPERRIEELVAAGAVRVEGRVLVRKLIASGLRIPARRRNKSLKVPLLTRWEAIMPGRDALFLDLLDRWSEPHRHYHGCTHLLSVLEALDLLTEPGEAPPTVLLAAWFHDAVYRGAAGRDEEESARLAESRLAGTGLPPDEVAEVARLVRLTSDHRPEPGDHDGALLCDADLSVLGGDPEEYARYLAAVRKDYAHIGDADFAAGRAAVVRHLLELDPLFHHPRARELWQDAAHLNLKGELA; this is encoded by the coding sequence ATGGCCATCTACATCGACCCGCCGCTGTGGCCTGCACACGGAACACATTTCTCGCACCTGGTCTCGGACTCTTCGCTGGATGAGCTGCATGCGTTCGCAGCTGCCGCGGGGATCCCGGAGCGGGCGTTCGACGGCGACCATTACGATGTGCCGGAGCGCCGCATTGAGGAGCTGGTGGCGGCAGGCGCGGTCCGGGTGGAGGGCAGGGTGCTGGTCCGCAAACTGATCGCCAGCGGGCTCCGGATCCCGGCACGCCGGCGGAACAAGTCGCTGAAGGTCCCGCTGCTGACCCGCTGGGAGGCCATCATGCCGGGCCGTGACGCACTGTTCCTGGACCTGCTGGACCGGTGGAGCGAACCACACCGGCATTACCACGGCTGCACCCACCTGCTCTCCGTCCTGGAGGCACTGGACCTGCTCACCGAACCGGGCGAGGCGCCGCCGACCGTGCTGCTGGCGGCCTGGTTCCACGATGCCGTGTACCGCGGCGCGGCGGGCAGGGACGAGGAGGAGTCCGCCCGGCTGGCGGAAAGCCGGCTGGCCGGGACCGGGCTGCCGCCGGACGAGGTGGCGGAAGTGGCGCGGCTGGTCCGCCTCACGTCGGACCACCGGCCCGAACCAGGGGACCACGACGGCGCCCTCCTCTGCGACGCGGACCTCTCGGTCCTCGGCGGCGATCCTGAGGAATACGCCCGCTACCTTGCCGCTGTCCGCAAAGACTACGCGCACATCGGTGACGCCGACTTCGCAGCCGGCAGGGCCGCCGTCGTGCGCCACCTGCTGGAACTGGACCCGCTCTTCCACCACCCGCGGGCCCGGGAACTGTGGCAGGACGCCGCGCACCTGAACCTGAAAGGTGAACTGGCATGA
- a CDS encoding 2-phosphosulfolactate phosphatase, translating into MNAPGSGSRHTHSANAAHRQLPFTVRLDWGLDGAGTVASGADIAVVVDVFSFSTCVSVALDRGAEVFPYPWRDTSAEDFAAHHQAQLAGPRGGGGLSLSPASLRAAEALGKVVLPSPNGSELCHALAGDVPLVAAVCLRNAAATADWVAANLPEDAVLAVVAAGERWPDGTLRPAVEDQIGAGAFIAGLAAAGRGGYEAGDGRHGYAPEAVAAMAVFEAAEPRLREMLQLCSSGRELTGAGYPEDVDIAAELDQSDSVALLRNGAFRPL; encoded by the coding sequence ATGAACGCCCCGGGCTCCGGTTCACGGCACACGCACTCCGCCAATGCCGCGCACCGCCAGCTTCCGTTCACGGTCAGGCTGGACTGGGGCCTTGATGGAGCCGGGACCGTGGCGTCCGGCGCCGACATTGCGGTGGTGGTGGATGTCTTTTCCTTCAGCACCTGCGTCAGTGTGGCGCTGGACCGCGGCGCGGAGGTGTTTCCCTACCCGTGGCGGGACACCAGCGCCGAAGACTTCGCCGCCCACCACCAGGCGCAGCTGGCCGGCCCGCGCGGCGGTGGCGGGCTGAGCCTCTCCCCCGCAAGCCTCCGCGCGGCAGAAGCCCTGGGAAAAGTGGTCCTTCCCTCCCCCAACGGGTCGGAACTTTGCCACGCGCTGGCCGGGGACGTACCGCTGGTGGCCGCAGTGTGCCTCCGGAACGCCGCAGCCACGGCCGACTGGGTGGCGGCGAACCTTCCGGAGGACGCGGTACTGGCGGTGGTTGCTGCCGGGGAGCGCTGGCCGGACGGCACGCTGCGGCCTGCGGTGGAGGACCAGATCGGGGCGGGCGCGTTCATCGCCGGGCTGGCGGCCGCCGGCAGGGGCGGCTACGAAGCCGGGGACGGCAGGCACGGCTACGCGCCGGAGGCCGTAGCTGCCATGGCCGTTTTCGAAGCCGCCGAACCTCGGCTGCGTGAGATGCTCCAGTTGTGTTCCAGCGGCCGCGAGTTGACCGGGGCCGGCTACCCAGAGGACGTGGACATCGCCGCGGAACTGGACCAAAGCGATTCGGTGGCCCTCCTGCGCAACGGGGCGTTCCGGCCGCTCTAA
- a CDS encoding VOC family protein: MSLRIQALAIDSTDPRVPAAFWEKALGWRRTHEEDDEIVLEPPAGSAGDGVLPDLLFLRVPEQKELKNRLHLDLRPEDQDAEVARLEELGARQISVGQGAAATWVVMADPDGNEFCVLRAMRPDGSA; the protein is encoded by the coding sequence ATGAGCCTGCGCATCCAAGCCCTTGCCATTGATTCCACCGACCCCCGGGTTCCTGCTGCCTTTTGGGAAAAAGCGCTTGGCTGGCGCCGCACCCATGAAGAGGACGACGAGATCGTGCTGGAGCCGCCGGCAGGCAGCGCCGGGGACGGCGTGTTGCCGGACCTGCTTTTCCTCAGGGTCCCGGAGCAGAAGGAACTCAAGAACCGCCTTCACCTGGACCTCCGCCCGGAGGACCAGGACGCGGAGGTGGCCAGGCTGGAAGAGCTGGGCGCCCGGCAAATCTCGGTGGGACAGGGGGCAGCGGCAACCTGGGTTGTCATGGCTGATCCCGACGGCAACGAGTTCTGCGTGCTGCGGGCGATGCGCCCGGACGGATCCGCCTAG
- a CDS encoding YccF domain-containing protein, producing MKTLLNIIWLVFGGLWLALGYFLAGVVCCLLIVTIPWGIASFRIAAYTLWPFGRMVVDKPGGTGVFSLLGNVIWLLVAGIWIAIGHVVTAFAMAVTIIGIPLAIANLKLIPVSLMPLGKQIVPTNAPFVSNYPVSRHR from the coding sequence ATGAAGACACTTCTGAACATCATCTGGCTGGTTTTCGGCGGCCTGTGGCTGGCCCTGGGCTATTTCCTCGCGGGCGTGGTCTGCTGCCTGCTGATCGTCACCATCCCCTGGGGCATCGCCTCGTTCCGGATCGCCGCCTACACGTTGTGGCCGTTCGGCCGGATGGTGGTGGACAAGCCCGGCGGCACCGGTGTCTTCTCGCTGCTGGGCAACGTGATCTGGCTGCTCGTGGCCGGCATCTGGATCGCCATTGGCCACGTGGTGACCGCGTTCGCCATGGCCGTGACCATCATCGGGATCCCGCTGGCCATCGCCAACCTCAAGCTCATCCCGGTATCCCTTATGCCGCTGGGCAAGCAGATCGTGCCCACCAATGCGCCGTTTGTGAGCAACTACCCCGTCAGCCGCCACCGCTAG